One Edaphobacter lichenicola DNA window includes the following coding sequences:
- the htpG gene encoding molecular chaperone HtpG, producing MSKREFQTEVSQLLQLIIHSLYSHPEIFLRELVSNSSDALDKLRHLTLTDEAYKALPFNPRIDLDLDEEKKTLTISDTGIGMNEEDLTSNLGTIARSGTKNFLSQLSGDAKKDSNLIGQFGVGFYSVFMVADKVEVVSRKAGEEQAWRWVSDGKTGFDVEPAERDVAGTTLVIHFNDEGAQYANSWRLQEIVKKYSNHIAFPIFLTYDKSEWNEAEKKSDKVRTTEQVNAASALWRRPKSELTDEDYKELYKSVSGGWDDPLFWFHTKAEGSLEYTTLFYIPAKAPLDLYNAEYKVGVKLYVKRVFIMDDAKELLPQYLRFVRGIIDSEDLPLNVSREILQQNKMLTTIRTASVKKILSELKNIAANQPEEYLKFIAEYNRPLKEGLYGDYANRETLLELVRFKSTKVEGLTSLAEVKSRMKEDQKSIYYITGGAESLLRTSPLLEIYKKKDVEVLILDDDFDEVIFSGVEKYGEIDMKAVNKSSTSEDLKSEDEADKSESLKPLIEMLKKTLGDRVKDVRASVRLADSPSCIVSDEEEPSLKMQQMMRAMGQKDLPALKPTLEINPDHEIVKKLLARSDDSVAQDAAWLLFDQALLMEGVTIQDPAAFVQRLNRVLNLSV from the coding sequence ATGTCGAAACGTGAATTTCAAACTGAAGTTAGTCAGCTGCTGCAACTGATCATCCACTCGCTTTACTCTCACCCTGAGATCTTTCTTCGTGAACTGGTGTCGAACTCGTCCGATGCGTTGGATAAGCTTCGCCATCTGACGCTGACGGACGAGGCTTATAAGGCGCTGCCGTTCAATCCGCGGATCGACCTGGACCTGGACGAGGAGAAGAAGACTCTTACGATCAGTGATACCGGCATCGGGATGAATGAGGAGGATCTGACTTCGAACCTGGGTACGATTGCGCGGTCGGGTACGAAGAACTTTCTGTCGCAGCTTTCGGGAGATGCGAAGAAGGATTCGAATCTGATCGGGCAGTTCGGCGTTGGGTTCTACAGCGTGTTCATGGTGGCGGATAAGGTCGAGGTTGTGTCGCGCAAGGCTGGGGAGGAGCAGGCGTGGCGGTGGGTGAGCGACGGCAAGACTGGATTTGATGTTGAGCCTGCCGAGCGTGACGTTGCCGGGACTACGCTGGTAATTCACTTCAATGACGAGGGTGCCCAGTACGCGAATAGCTGGCGGCTGCAGGAGATTGTTAAGAAGTACTCGAACCACATTGCGTTTCCTATCTTTCTCACCTACGACAAGAGTGAGTGGAATGAGGCGGAGAAGAAGTCGGATAAGGTTCGCACAACGGAGCAGGTGAATGCGGCGAGTGCATTGTGGCGGCGACCGAAGAGCGAGTTGACGGATGAGGACTACAAGGAGCTTTATAAGTCGGTGTCGGGCGGGTGGGATGATCCTCTGTTCTGGTTCCATACAAAGGCAGAGGGGAGCCTGGAGTACACAACGCTGTTTTATATTCCTGCGAAGGCTCCGCTTGATTTGTATAACGCGGAGTACAAGGTCGGGGTGAAGCTTTATGTGAAGCGCGTCTTCATCATGGATGATGCGAAGGAGCTTCTGCCGCAGTACCTGCGATTTGTGCGTGGAATTATCGACAGCGAAGATCTTCCGCTGAATGTGAGCCGCGAGATTTTGCAGCAGAATAAAATGCTGACGACGATTCGCACGGCCAGCGTGAAGAAGATTCTCTCTGAGCTGAAGAACATTGCAGCGAATCAGCCGGAGGAGTATCTGAAGTTTATTGCGGAGTACAACCGTCCGTTGAAGGAGGGGCTGTACGGGGACTATGCGAATCGCGAGACGCTGCTGGAGCTGGTGCGGTTCAAGTCGACCAAGGTGGAGGGGCTGACGAGTCTTGCGGAGGTGAAATCGCGGATGAAGGAAGACCAGAAGAGCATCTACTACATTACGGGTGGGGCGGAGTCGCTGCTGCGGACCTCGCCGCTGCTGGAGATTTATAAGAAGAAGGACGTTGAAGTTCTGATTCTTGATGATGACTTCGATGAGGTGATCTTCTCCGGCGTCGAGAAGTATGGCGAGATCGACATGAAGGCGGTGAATAAATCTTCTACCAGCGAGGATCTGAAGAGCGAGGATGAGGCGGATAAGAGCGAGAGCCTGAAGCCGCTGATCGAGATGCTGAAGAAGACGCTGGGGGATCGGGTGAAGGATGTGCGGGCCTCGGTGCGGCTTGCGGATAGTCCTTCGTGCATTGTGTCGGACGAGGAGGAGCCGTCGCTGAAGATGCAGCAGATGATGCGGGCGATGGGGCAGAAGGATCTTCCTGCGCTGAAGCCTACGCTGGAGATCAATCCGGATCATGAGATTGTGAAGAAGCTGCTGGCGCGGTCGGATGATTCGGTGGCGCAGGATGCGGCGTGGCTGCTGTTTGATCAGGCTCTGCTGATGGAGGGTGTGACGATTCAGGATCCTGCGGCGTTTGTGCAGCGGCTTAATCGCGTTTTGAATCTTTCTGTCTAG